The sequence GCTGCAGGCGCACCTTGATGCCCGGGTGCGTGCGTTCGAACTCGGGCAGAAGCTGCGCGACCACTTCGCCTTCGTAGCCCATGGCCCAGAAGCGTAAAGTCGTCGTGCCCTGCGCTTCCGGCGCGCGCGTGCACGAGGCGAGCACGCACACCAGCGCGGCGCAGGCCAGCACCCACCTGCGCGCATGCGCCTTCATTTGCCCTCGTCGAGCCACCCGCCGGTGAAGCCGGCGCGTTCGAGTCCCTTGCGGATATACGGATTCCGGCGCATCACCGACCACACGAAATCGCTGCGATGGTTTTCGATCATCAGCACGATCGGGCCCTGGTCGATGCCGATGTAGTCGCCGTCGACCCAACCCATGCCCGGCACGAGCTTGCCGTGGTGCAGCTTGACGTCGGTGTACGTGAAGCTCGGGTTGAAGGCGTCGAGGAAGCCATATTGCTGGTAGATCGCCTTGCCGTAGCGGTCGTGCATCGCCTGGATGGCGGCGATGGATTCCTCCGGCGTGAAGGCGATGGAGGACGCGGCTGCGGTCGGCACCAGCGTGCCGTCGTCGACCGTGTACTGCGTGCCGACGCCGCGCGCGGTGTAGGTCTGGAATTTGTGCGGCTTGCCCTTGAAGTCGAGTACCGCGTCGACGGGACCGTCGGAGGCGGTGAGGCCCCACACGTCCTTGTCGTAGCCCGCCCAGCCTTGCGGATTGTCGATCGCGTACTGGCGCTGCGAGAGCGTCGCGCGACGGCTGTTCTCGAAGTAATCGAGGCCGCGCTGCTTCATGTAGTCGTCGGTGATGCCGCGGAAGTCCACCCAGATGTGCGAGTACTGGTGGCCGAACAGCGGCGGGAACGTCAGGTGCTCCGGGCCACCGTTGAACGAACCCCAGCCGTGGTCGTAGGTGGACACCCACGCATCGTAGGCATCGCGCCCGACCGGATGCGTCGGCGAACCCAGCGCAAGCAGGTACACGAGGATCGCTTCGTTGTAGCCGTTCCAGTCGTAGGCGATGAAGCCGTCTTCCGGCTTCCAGCCCATCGAGATGCGCGGCGAACGCCTCTGCGCCCACGTCCAGTCGATGCCGCGATAGAGCTGGTCGGCGAGCTGGCGGATTTCCGCTTCGCGCGGATCGTCGCGATCGTAGAAGGTCTGCGCGAACAGCACGCCGCCCATCAGCAGCGTCGTGTCCACGGTGGACAGCTCGTTCGTCTCGTAACGCGTCCCCGTGTCCATGTCGAGGAAGTGATAGAAGAAACCCTTGTAGCCCGCCGTGCCCGCGGCCTCGGGCCCCTGCTTCGCATTGGCGAAGAAGCGCAGCGTGGCGAGCGTGCGCTCGATGGCCTGGTCGCGCGTGATGTAGCCGCGCTCCACGCCCACGCCGTATGCGGTGAGCCCGAAGCCCACCGCCGCGATGCTCGAGAACGACGGCGTGGGCCAGCGATCCGGCACCAGTCCGTTCTTCGGGTTCGCGCGTTCCCAGAAATAATCGAAGGTGCGCCGCTCGAGGTCTTGCACGAGCGGCGGCACCGGTCGGTCCACGCGCGCCGACGTCACCGTCGGCGCGTGCGCGTGCATCGGTTCGGTCGTCGCCACCGGGCGCTGGCAGGACGCCAGCGCCACGGTCACGCAGGTTGCCGCGACGATGCGGCCGAGCATTTCCTTCATCACCTACCTCAGAAGTCGAAGCCCATGGAGAGCTTGAAGAAGCGCGGATCCTGCTGCAGGCCAGTCCCGTTCACGTTGCCGAAGGTCGGATTGGGTTCGCCAGGGCCACCGCGCCAGGTGTCGTAGTCCGTCCAGCTGCGCCAGTTGAACAGGTTGAACGCGTCCACGCGCATCCACAGCTTCAGGTCCGTGCCCGTGTCCCAGGTCTTGCGCAGGGCCACATCGAACTGCTTGTAACCGAAGGTCACGTCGGGCTGGAACGAATCGAAGAAGCAGTTGTTGAAGCTGGCGGCGTTGAAGCAGTTCACCGAGTCCTTCGGATATTCGCTCGCAAGCGTCAGCTTGGCCGACACCTGCATGTTCCAGACGATGTCGCCGTAGCCGCTCACCACGAGTCGATGCTTCGGCACCCCCACGGACGTGAGGAACGGCTGGCCATCCAGGTTCGGGTAGTCGAACAGGTAGTGCTCGTCGGAGTTCGCTGCATTGAAGCGGTTTTCCGACGCGTCGCTGTACGTATAGGCGACGGTGACGCTCCAGGGCGAATCGGTCGTGTACAGCTTGTCGATGCCGACCAGGAACTGGTTGAGCTTGGTCTCGATGCCGTTGTCGGCCTTGATGAGCGTGCCGAAGCCCGGAATGGAGAAGCCGAAGGGCTGGTTGCCCCACGTGGCACCGGGGACGTCCGGGTTGCGGAAGCTGCCGTCCGGCCAACGGTTGCCGAGCGAGAACACGATGCCGTCCTTGCTCACGATGTGCGCGTAGGTCGTCGACAGCGTCCATTCCTGCGTGCCGAAGGTGAACGCATTGCGCATGCCCAGGCTGAACTGGTCGGAATAAGGCGTCTTCAGATCGTTGTTGATCACGTTCACTTCAGCGCCGAGGTTCGGGTTCGCCGCCACGAGCGCAGCCAGGTTCGCCGGGTTGTAGTAGGCCGGATCCCATTCGAAGCAGCGGTTGTCGGTCGCCGGGTCGCAGGCGAAGCCCGGTACGTTGAAGTGCAGCTGGTAGGTCGGGAACGAGTACTTCGACTGCTCCAACTGCAGGTAGTCCCACAGGTTGCGGTCGTAGGTGCGGCCCACGCCGCCGAAGACCACGTGGCGTTCGTCGGCACCAATGTCGTAGGAGAAGCCCAGGCGCGGCTGCCACTGGTCCTTCGGCGAGGAGCGGTTGCTGCCGTTGCTGATGTAGTTCTCGATGTTGTAGTCGACGTTCGGCCCGTGGATGTTGGGCCACGCACGCAGCGCATCGGCGATGTTCTGCGGGGTCACCCAGTTTTCCCAGCCCTCGTTCTTCTCGTAATCCCAGCGCAGGCCGAGGTTGAGCATCAGGTGCTCGGTGACCTGCCAGTCGTCCTGCGCATAGAGGCCGAACTGCTTGGCGTCGGTGGTGATGTCGCGCGTGGCCGCGCCCGGCACCAGCGCACCGAACTCCACCTGGAACGGCACGAACTCACCGAAGGTGTCGTTGCCGACCGCCAGGTTGGTCGGCAGGTTGACGAAGTACTGCGGGTTGTAGGGCTGCTGTTCGAACGCGTTGATCTTGACGGCCTTGAACTTCGCGCCGACCTTGATCGTGTGGCCTTCGAAGCCGAGCCAGGTGAAGTCGTCCTGCACGGACCAACCCTTCTGGCCCTTGTCCTGGAAGTCGCGGCCGGCGCCGACGTTCAGCACCGTGCCGCGGAACGGATCGTCGTTGGTGCCGGTGAAGCGGAAGCCGATGCCCGTGTTCTGCGCATGCGGGCTCCAGGATTCGTCTTCGAACGTCAGGTGCGCATCGTTGATCCAGTCGTCGGCGTTGTACTGCCAACGCAGGTCGCCGCGCGTGCTGTCGTTCGTCTTCGAGGTGCCGTACTGGAACGAATCCTGACCGCCGATGCCGGTGATCTCCTCTTCGTTGCGGTCCTTCAGGGACAACTCGACGAGGTTGTTGCCATCCGGCTGCCAGGTCAGCTTGCCGAACCACAGGCCTTCGGTGAACGGCGACGCCGTCGGGCCGGTCTGCGCGTACAGGTCGGAGGGCAACCCGAAACCGCCGAAGATGGGATTCGCGCTGACGGTGCGCGGATTGGTGATGTCCTTGCCTTCGTAGGTCACGAAGTAGAACAGGCGATCCTTGAGGATCGGGCCGCCCACCGACATGCCGTACTGTTCCGTCGAGGTGTGTGACTTGGAACCTGCGTTCTCTTCGGCCTTCGTGGGATCTCGCCACAGGGTGTTGGTGTAATCCCAGAAGAACGAGCCCTGCAGGTCGTTCGTGCCCGAGCGCGTCACCGCGGTCACCGCAGCACTGCTGATCTGGTCGTACTCGGCCTTGTAGTTCGAGGTGATGACCTTGTACTCGCCGATCGCCAACTGCGGGAACGGGTTGCCGCGCGAGGAATCCTGGCCGCTGATGCCGCCCTTGAGCACGTAGTTCTTCTGGCCGACGCCATCGATGAAGACGTTCACGCCGTTGGAGTTCTGCGCGCCGGAACGGAGCTTGGTGGTGTTGTCGTTCGTGCTCTGGTCGAAGATCACGCCCGGCACGGTGTCGGCGAAGGACAGGAAGTTGCGGCTGTTCTGCGGCAGTGCTTCGATCTTCTGCGTGGAGACGTAGGTCGCCACTTCCGACGTGCGCACGTCCTGCGGCGTGCCGACCACTTCGATGGTGTTGAGTTCGTTCGTCGGCGCGGCGATGTTGACCGTCAGGTTCTGGCTGACGCCCACCTGCACGGTGCGCGAGCCGCCGCCTTCGACGTCGATGCGGTAGTTGCCCGGCGGCAGGCCGGCGACGGCGTAGTTGCCTTTCGCATCGGACTGCACGGTGCGCACGAGGCCGGTGGCCGTATTGGTCGCGGTGACGCGTGCGGAGGCTGCGACCTGGCCGCGGACGGTGGCCGACGTGCTCTGCGCGAGGACGACGGGCGCGCCCATCGCGAGCGCGGCGGCCATGGCGCAGGCGAGCAGCCGCGGCGTGGGACGGGTGTTATGGCGTGGCTTCATGGCATATCTCCCAAACGTTCTCGTTTTGCGATTCGGTAGTGACTGCGGTGCGGATCGGTGACGTCTTTGCGGGGGATGTGTGCGTGGATCAGGAACTGTCGCGGCGGGTGCCGCGGGTGGAATCGCGTGCGACCAGGTGGGGTGCGATCAGTCGCACTTCGCGGGACATGTCGGCTTCGCGGCCGGCCAGCAGCGCGCGCAGCGCGAGGCCACCGAGTTCGGCGATGTCCACGGCGATCGTGGTGAGCGAGGGATGGACGTAGCGCGCGAGGGGAATGTCGTCGAAGCCGGCGACGGCGATGTCGTCGGGGACGCGCAGCCCGGCGTGGTGGAAGGCGAACAGGCAACCGAGCGCCATCATGTCGTTGGCGGCGAACACGGCATCGGGACGCTGTTCCATCGCGAGGATCGCGTGCCCCGCGGCGTTACCGGAGGATTCGTCGAAGGCACCTTCGAGCACGATGGGTTCGGCGTCCGGCAGGAATTCGGCGAGCGCGTCGCGATATCCGCGCAGGCGCTGGTCCGCGTCGAAGTTGTCCGCAGGGCCGGCGACGAACGCGATGCGGCGGAAGCCCTGCTGCACGAGGTGCTCCACCATCGCGCGCGCGCCGCCGTGGTTGTCGATGGCCAGCGTGCCCAGGCCGACGCCGGTGAGGTGCGTGTTGATCAGCACCGCGACCTGCCCGTCGCCGAGGTCCTGCGCGAGCGAAGAGCTGTCGACGAAGGGCGACATCACCAGCATGCCGTCCACGCGGCCGCGCAGCGCGCGCAGGGCGCCGCCGAGTTCGTCCGGGTGGCCGTGGTAGCTGGAGACCAGCAGGTGCTGGTCGTGCTCGCGCGCGACCAGGTCGATGCCGCGCATGAGTTCGGAGAAGAATTCGCCGTGCAGGTCGGGCAGGACGACCCCGATGGTGCGAGTGCGCCGGCTGCTCAGGCTGCGCGCGGCATGGTGCGGGACGTACCGGAGTTCGCGGGCGGCATCCAGCACGCGTTCCCGGACGCCGGGGGCCACGTTCTGCTGGCCGTTGAGGGCGCGCGACACGGTCGCCACCGACACCTGTGCCAGTCGCGCCACGTCCCGGATCGTTACAACGTCTCCCATCGCTGCCCCACGACCGATCGCTGTGGTTCGAATGTAAACGTTTTCACAACCACATGTAAACGGGTTGTAAAAAACAAGTTTCGACAGCGATTTGTTGTGCAGTGCAGCGAAAATCGCCGAAGCGCGGCGATCAGGCCTGCGCTTCGGCCGGGGTGCGCGCGCGGATCGCGAGCGCGTGGATGTCGGTGGTCATCATCTCGCCCAGCGCGGCGTAGACCGCGCGGTGCCGGGCGATCGGCGACATCCCGGCGAATGCGTCGCTCACGATGTCGACATTGAAGTGCCCTCGCCCGTCGCGCGCACCGGCGTGGCCGGCATGGCGCGCGCTGTCGTCGACGACGTCCAGCGATTGCGGAGCGAGGGCGGCCTCGAGCGCCGAGCGGATGCGCTCGACCCTTGTCACGGGAGCACCGGCTTGAAGGGACGCACGTCCACGCGCACGTACACGCCGGCCTCGATGTAGGGATCGGCGTCGGCCCAGGCGCGGGCGGCTTCGATCGATTCGAATTCGGCGATCACGATGCTGCCGCTGAAACCGGCCGGGCCCGGGTCCTCGGCGTCGATCGCAGGGCACGGGCCGGCCAGCAGCAGTCGGCCCTCGTCGCGCAGCGCGGTCAGGCGCGCAAGGTGGGCGGTGCGTGCGCCCAGGCGGCGTTCCAGGACGCCGGGGCCGTCGTGTCCTTCGATGGCGTACCACATGGGGTGGTCCTTCCTTCTTGTATGAAGCCAAGCATTCTAGGTGGTGGACAGGCTCCGCCGCGCCCCTTACCCTTGCCTGCAATGGTTCGTGGCCAGCACTGATGTGCGGCCCGTCGCGACCCTCCAACGGGTCCCCCCTAAGCGACTTACCCCGGCATTAGCCGACAATTCCGGCCGCGCCGTTGTGCGCCGCCTTGCTCCATCCAGTGGCCCGAGAGGGGGCCGCGAAACGCATGTCCGACGAACCGAGCGTGCCCGCGCCTGAAGGCGCAACACCGCAAAACCACAATCCGACGACCCCGCAGCAGCAGGAAATGCCGCTGGCGATGGTGCTCGGCCAGCCGGTGCTGCAGATCCCCCAGGACCTGTACATCCCGCCGGACGCGCTCGAGGTCATCCTCGATGCGTTCGAAGGCCCGCTGGACCTGCTGCTCTACCTGATCCGCCGCCAGAACCTGGACATCCTCGACATCCCGGTCGCCTCGATCACGCGCCAGTACGTCGACTACATCCAGGCGATGCACGAGATGCGCTTCGAGCTCGCCGCCGAGTACCTGGTGATGGCCGCGATCCTGGCCGAGATCAAGTCGCGCATGCTGTTGCCGCGGCCGCCGTCGGACGAGGGCCTGGAAGAAGACCCGCGCGCGGACCTGGTCCGCCGCCTGCAGGAATACGAACGCTTCAAGCAGGCCGCCGAAGACATCGACGCCCTGCCCCGCCAGGATCGCGACACCACGCCGGTCTCGGCCTTCGTGCCGGACCGCGCGTCGGTGAAGCTGCCGCCGCCGGTGGACCTGCGCGAGATGCTGCTGGCCTTGTCGGACGTGCTCAAGCGCGCCGAGCTGTTCACCCAGCACGCGATCAAGCGCGATGCCCTCAGCGTCCGCCAGCGCATGGGCGAATTGCTGGAGCGCATGGGCGACGGCGCCTTCCATCGTTTCGAATCGCTGTTCACCGTGCAGGAAGGCAAGCTCGGCGTGGTTGTCACCTTCCTTGCGCTGCTCACGTTGGCGAAGGAACAACTGGTCGAAATCGTCCAGGAACAGCCGAGCGATGCGCATGGCGAAGCGCGCACGCTGGCCCCGATCTACGTGAAATCCCTGGCGACCGGCGACGAAGCGCCGGACGCGCTGCAACTGTCGAGCGAGTTCGACGAAGAACCCGCCGCCGCGAACGATTCCAACGGATGACCATGGAACAAAGCCTCATCACCCGCATCGTCGAAGCCGCCCTGATGGCGGCGAACCAGCCGCTGACGCTCGCGCAGCTGCACGGCCTGTTCTCGCTCGACGATCCCGCGCCGGAAGGCAGCGTCGAAATGGCGCTGGAAACCCTGCGCGAACAATGCGCCGACCGCGGCGTGGAACTGGTGGAACTCGCATCGGGCTTCCGTTTCCAGGTCAAGGCCGACGTGCATGCCTGGGTCGCGCGCCTGTGGACCGAGCGCCAGACCAAGTACACGC comes from Lysobacter sp. KIS68-7 and encodes:
- a CDS encoding glucoamylase family protein; the encoded protein is MKEMLGRIVAATCVTVALASCQRPVATTEPMHAHAPTVTSARVDRPVPPLVQDLERRTFDYFWERANPKNGLVPDRWPTPSFSSIAAVGFGLTAYGVGVERGYITRDQAIERTLATLRFFANAKQGPEAAGTAGYKGFFYHFLDMDTGTRYETNELSTVDTTLLMGGVLFAQTFYDRDDPREAEIRQLADQLYRGIDWTWAQRRSPRISMGWKPEDGFIAYDWNGYNEAILVYLLALGSPTHPVGRDAYDAWVSTYDHGWGSFNGGPEHLTFPPLFGHQYSHIWVDFRGITDDYMKQRGLDYFENSRRATLSQRQYAIDNPQGWAGYDKDVWGLTASDGPVDAVLDFKGKPHKFQTYTARGVGTQYTVDDGTLVPTAAASSIAFTPEESIAAIQAMHDRYGKAIYQQYGFLDAFNPSFTYTDVKLHHGKLVPGMGWVDGDYIGIDQGPIVLMIENHRSDFVWSVMRRNPYIRKGLERAGFTGGWLDEGK
- a CDS encoding TonB-dependent receptor — translated: MKPRHNTRPTPRLLACAMAAALAMGAPVVLAQSTSATVRGQVAASARVTATNTATGLVRTVQSDAKGNYAVAGLPPGNYRIDVEGGGSRTVQVGVSQNLTVNIAAPTNELNTIEVVGTPQDVRTSEVATYVSTQKIEALPQNSRNFLSFADTVPGVIFDQSTNDNTTKLRSGAQNSNGVNVFIDGVGQKNYVLKGGISGQDSSRGNPFPQLAIGEYKVITSNYKAEYDQISSAAVTAVTRSGTNDLQGSFFWDYTNTLWRDPTKAEENAGSKSHTSTEQYGMSVGGPILKDRLFYFVTYEGKDITNPRTVSANPIFGGFGLPSDLYAQTGPTASPFTEGLWFGKLTWQPDGNNLVELSLKDRNEEEITGIGGQDSFQYGTSKTNDSTRGDLRWQYNADDWINDAHLTFEDESWSPHAQNTGIGFRFTGTNDDPFRGTVLNVGAGRDFQDKGQKGWSVQDDFTWLGFEGHTIKVGAKFKAVKINAFEQQPYNPQYFVNLPTNLAVGNDTFGEFVPFQVEFGALVPGAATRDITTDAKQFGLYAQDDWQVTEHLMLNLGLRWDYEKNEGWENWVTPQNIADALRAWPNIHGPNVDYNIENYISNGSNRSSPKDQWQPRLGFSYDIGADERHVVFGGVGRTYDRNLWDYLQLEQSKYSFPTYQLHFNVPGFACDPATDNRCFEWDPAYYNPANLAALVAANPNLGAEVNVINNDLKTPYSDQFSLGMRNAFTFGTQEWTLSTTYAHIVSKDGIVFSLGNRWPDGSFRNPDVPGATWGNQPFGFSIPGFGTLIKADNGIETKLNQFLVGIDKLYTTDSPWSVTVAYTYSDASENRFNAANSDEHYLFDYPNLDGQPFLTSVGVPKHRLVVSGYGDIVWNMQVSAKLTLASEYPKDSVNCFNAASFNNCFFDSFQPDVTFGYKQFDVALRKTWDTGTDLKLWMRVDAFNLFNWRSWTDYDTWRGGPGEPNPTFGNVNGTGLQQDPRFFKLSMGFDF
- a CDS encoding LacI family DNA-binding transcriptional regulator: MGDVVTIRDVARLAQVSVATVSRALNGQQNVAPGVRERVLDAARELRYVPHHAARSLSSRRTRTIGVVLPDLHGEFFSELMRGIDLVAREHDQHLLVSSYHGHPDELGGALRALRGRVDGMLVMSPFVDSSSLAQDLGDGQVAVLINTHLTGVGLGTLAIDNHGGARAMVEHLVQQGFRRIAFVAGPADNFDADQRLRGYRDALAEFLPDAEPIVLEGAFDESSGNAAGHAILAMEQRPDAVFAANDMMALGCLFAFHHAGLRVPDDIAVAGFDDIPLARYVHPSLTTIAVDIAELGGLALRALLAGREADMSREVRLIAPHLVARDSTRGTRRDSS
- a CDS encoding BolA family protein → MTRVERIRSALEAALAPQSLDVVDDSARHAGHAGARDGRGHFNVDIVSDAFAGMSPIARHRAVYAALGEMMTTDIHALAIRARTPAEAQA
- a CDS encoding YciI family protein yields the protein MWYAIEGHDGPGVLERRLGARTAHLARLTALRDEGRLLLAGPCPAIDAEDPGPAGFSGSIVIAEFESIEAARAWADADPYIEAGVYVRVDVRPFKPVLP
- a CDS encoding ScpA family protein, producing the protein MSDEPSVPAPEGATPQNHNPTTPQQQEMPLAMVLGQPVLQIPQDLYIPPDALEVILDAFEGPLDLLLYLIRRQNLDILDIPVASITRQYVDYIQAMHEMRFELAAEYLVMAAILAEIKSRMLLPRPPSDEGLEEDPRADLVRRLQEYERFKQAAEDIDALPRQDRDTTPVSAFVPDRASVKLPPPVDLREMLLALSDVLKRAELFTQHAIKRDALSVRQRMGELLERMGDGAFHRFESLFTVQEGKLGVVVTFLALLTLAKEQLVEIVQEQPSDAHGEARTLAPIYVKSLATGDEAPDALQLSSEFDEEPAAANDSNG